In the genome of Triticum urartu cultivar G1812 chromosome 5, Tu2.1, whole genome shotgun sequence, one region contains:
- the LOC125511054 gene encoding uncharacterized protein LOC125511054, which yields MAAARVVACLLAAVMCLSCGAAAAARSPEARMHRHLKRLNKPAVKSIESPDGDIIDCVHISHQPAFDHPFLKNHTIQMRPSYHPEGLYDESKANVASSGDGERPMVQLWHRNGRCAPGTVPVRRTKKDDLMRASSMRRYGRKHKPTVANPMSVDLAMLNEGGHQHAISYVQGEKYYGAKATINVWEPKIEQPNEFSLSQLWILGGSFGEDLNSIEAGWQVSPDLYGDNNTRLFTYWTSDAYQATGCYNILCSGFVQINNEVAMGASIFPISGYSGSQYDISILIWKDPKEGHWWMQFGKEYVLGYWPSFLFSYLADSASMIEWGGEVVNSQAEGVHTSTQMGSGHFPEEGFGKASYFKNIQVVDSTNNLKAPHGMGTFTEQSNCYDVQNGNNADWGSYFYYGGPGRSANCQ from the exons ATGGCCGCTGCGCGCGTCGTCGCGTGCCTGCTGGCGGCGGTGATGTGCCTCTCGTGTGGGGCGGCGGCCGCCGCCAGGTCGCCGGAGGCCCGGATGCACCGCCACCTCAAGCGCCTCAACAAGCCGGCCGTCAAGAGCATCGAG AGCCCTGACGGGGACATCATAGACTGCGTGCACATCTCGCACCAGCCGGCCTTCGACCACCCGTTCCTCAAGAACCACACCATCCAG ATGAGGCCGAGCTATCACCCGGAGGGCCTGTACGACGAGTCCAAGGCCAATGTGGCCTCCTCCGGCGACGGCGAGCGGCCGATGGTTCAGCTCTGGCACCGCAACGGCAGGTGCGCACCGGGCACCGTCCCGGTCCGGAGGACCAAGAAGGACGACCTGATGCGCGCGAGCTCGATGCGGCGCTACGGCAGGAAGCACAAGCCCACGGTGGCGAACCCGATGTCGGTCGATCTCGCCATGCTCAACGAGGGCGGCCATCAA CACGCGATATCATACGTTCAGGGCGAGAAGTACTACGGCGCCAAGGCGACGATCAACGTGTGGGAGCCCAAGATCGAGCAGCCCAACGAGTTCAGCCTGTCCCAGCTGTGGATCTTGGGGGGCTCCTTCGGCGAGGACCTCAACAGCATCGAGGCTGGCTGGCAG GTTAGCCCGGACCTCTATGGGGACAACAATACAAGACTGTTCACCTACTGGACT AGTGATGCGTACCAGGCAACAGGGTGCTACAACATACTGTGCTCAGGGTTCGTCCAGATCAACAACGAGGTGGCCATGGGGGCCAGCATCTTCCCCATCTCGGGCTACTCCGGCTCGCAGTACGACATCAGCATACTCATCTGGAAG GATCCGAAGGAGGGTCACTGGTGGATGCAGTTTGGCAAGGAGTACGTGCTGGGTTACTGGCCGTCGTTCCTGTTCTCGTACCTGGCGGACAGCGCGTCGATGATCGAGTGGGGCGGGGAGGTGGTGAACTCGCAGGCGGAGGGGGTGCACACGTCGACGCAGATGGGCAGCGGGCACTTCCCGGAGGAGGGGTTCGGCAAGGCGAGCTACTTCAAGAACATCCAGGTGGTGGACAGCACCAACAACCTCAAGGCGCCCCATGGCATGGGCACCTTCACGGAGCAGTCCAACTGCTACGACGTGCAGAACGGCAACAACGCCGACTGGGGCTCCTACTTCTACTACGGCGGCCCCGGCCGGAGCGCCAACTGCCAGTGA